The Erythrobacter aurantius genome includes a window with the following:
- a CDS encoding glycosyltransferase family 2 protein, with product MTKLIIQIPCLNEAETLPATLAKLPRQIDGVDTIEYLIIDDGSSDDTSGVARRWGVHHIVRHRRNRGLAEAFRSGIDRCLAEGADIIVNTDADGQYEGADIAKIVAPVVAGEADICIGDRSVARNEHFGLGKRMLQRLGSYVVRTLSATDITDAVSGFRAISRDAAQRINITTDFSYTTDMLIQAGRKRLAITSVPIRTHAATRPSRLFKSIPRFIQQTGVTILRAYTTFNSLRVFVGLGMLATLTGLVPIGRFLWFYFSGDGDGHVQSLVIGGALLTVGVLVATLGILADLIATNRKLLEANMLKLRRIEEKLIEAEAQRSAPAALDTTETLRKAG from the coding sequence ATGACAAAGCTGATCATCCAGATTCCCTGCCTTAACGAAGCGGAGACCTTGCCGGCGACTCTCGCCAAGCTGCCGCGCCAGATCGACGGGGTCGATACGATCGAATATCTGATCATCGACGATGGCAGTTCGGATGACACTTCGGGTGTCGCCCGGCGATGGGGCGTGCATCACATCGTTCGCCACCGCCGCAACCGCGGCCTCGCCGAAGCTTTCCGTTCGGGCATCGATCGATGTCTTGCCGAAGGCGCGGACATCATCGTGAACACCGATGCCGACGGGCAGTACGAAGGCGCGGACATCGCCAAGATTGTCGCCCCTGTCGTGGCGGGCGAAGCCGATATCTGCATCGGCGATCGTTCGGTTGCCCGCAATGAACATTTCGGCCTTGGCAAACGGATGCTGCAACGGCTTGGCAGCTATGTCGTTCGCACGCTTTCGGCGACCGACATCACCGATGCCGTCAGCGGTTTTCGCGCGATCAGCCGCGACGCAGCGCAGCGCATCAACATCACCACCGATTTCAGCTACACCACCGACATGCTGATCCAGGCAGGGCGCAAGCGGCTGGCGATCACCAGCGTACCGATCCGCACCCATGCCGCGACCCGGCCTTCGCGCCTGTTCAAGTCGATCCCGCGCTTCATCCAGCAGACCGGCGTTACCATCCTGCGCGCCTACACCACTTTCAATTCGCTGCGGGTGTTTGTCGGCCTTGGCATGCTGGCGACGCTGACCGGGCTGGTTCCAATCGGGCGCTTCCTGTGGTTCTATTTCAGCGGCGATGGCGATGGCCATGTGCAATCGCTGGTGATCGGCGGCGCGCTGCTCACCGTCGGCGTACTGGTGGCGACGCTTGGCATTCTGGCTGATCTGATTGCAACCAATCGCAAACTGCTCGAAGCCAACATGCTCAAGCTGCGCCGGATCGAGGAAAAGCTGATCGAGGCGGAGGCTCAGCGAAGCGCGCCCGCAGCACTCGACACCACCGAAACCCTGCGCAAAGCCGGGTAA
- a CDS encoding DMT family transporter, with protein MTPHERSGLGYAVAGFAILSMGDAVVKSMAGEWPPYAVAALRFSIGACGLSLLLLRQEGPRAFIPQKPWLQVARGLCLALASVCFFSAIYIMPLAEALAIGFLSPILTQAFAGLLLGEKVRPKVYLVSIVALAGVVIILRPNLALLGWGALLPLVSATFFALLMVSNRASAGQGSALSMQVFVAAFSIPILIAVCIAAKVSGVPELDFGWPSWDVVLRCAVVAVTATTAHWLAYVGTSRAGAAQVAPAIYVQLIVAVVLGWAFFDDVPDLYTGIGASLIIASGLYLWRDGLKASAPSINAGARP; from the coding sequence ATGACCCCGCATGAACGCAGCGGTCTGGGCTATGCTGTCGCCGGGTTCGCCATCCTTTCGATGGGAGACGCGGTGGTAAAGAGCATGGCGGGTGAATGGCCGCCCTATGCGGTTGCCGCCTTGCGCTTTTCCATTGGCGCCTGCGGGCTTTCGCTGCTGCTGCTGCGCCAGGAAGGGCCGCGCGCCTTCATCCCGCAAAAACCATGGCTGCAGGTCGCCCGCGGTCTGTGCCTCGCGCTTGCATCGGTCTGCTTCTTCTCAGCGATCTACATCATGCCGCTGGCAGAAGCGCTGGCGATCGGGTTCCTGTCACCCATCCTGACGCAGGCCTTTGCCGGGCTGCTTTTAGGGGAAAAGGTGCGGCCCAAGGTCTATCTCGTTTCGATTGTCGCGCTTGCCGGGGTGGTGATCATCCTGCGGCCCAATCTCGCGCTGCTGGGGTGGGGCGCCTTGCTGCCGTTGGTTTCGGCCACGTTCTTTGCGTTGCTGATGGTATCCAATCGCGCCAGCGCCGGCCAAGGCAGCGCGCTGTCGATGCAGGTTTTCGTCGCTGCTTTCAGTATTCCCATCCTGATTGCCGTATGTATCGCCGCCAAGGTTTCGGGCGTGCCGGAACTGGATTTCGGCTGGCCCAGTTGGGATGTGGTGCTGCGCTGCGCCGTGGTGGCGGTGACGGCCACGACCGCCCATTGGCTCGCCTATGTCGGCACAAGCCGCGCCGGTGCGGCACAGGTCGCGCCTGCGATCTATGTGCAGTTGATAGTCGCAGTCGTGCTGGGCTGGGCGTTTTTCGACGACGTGCCCGATCTTTACACCGGAATCGGAGCAAGTTTGATCATCGCATCCGGACTATATCTTTGGCGAGACGGGTTGAAGGCGAGCGCGCCTTCGATAAATGCGGGTGCACGGCCATAA